A portion of the Tenacibaculum todarodis genome contains these proteins:
- a CDS encoding CsgG/HfaB family protein, whose product MKKITISILCLLFAFLFVGCGAYFNQPLIQTKARIGENTSTVSSVKNILPKAKKVVGVYKFKDQTGQYKPVENGSTFSTAVTQGGTTILLKSLEESNWFTTIERENISNLLNERQIIRNTRQEYSNNNQPVKLYPLLFADVIIEGGVVSYDSNIITGGSGLRYFGVGASNQYRQDRITVYLRAVSTNNGKILKNVYASKTILSQGISANLYRFVSLRRLLEAETGVTKNEPAQLAVKEAIDKAVELLITEGIIDGLWQPAGGEAVVDLVKKNYEEEKKEADATKLFNRKQELRRGRNSINATAGASRINGDYSNAAFSFGFDFKFKYLLKDPRFALSLGVGKFELENTGIFYESFINSNANFEYNILPYDRFTPFLYAGIGSVSKKNLSDTYFKFQYGFGLEYLLTNNWGLTVNAEHNILSTDSLDNLVRGQRKDQIWNIRAGINFYF is encoded by the coding sequence ATGAAAAAAATTACCATAAGCATATTGTGCTTATTATTTGCTTTTTTATTTGTTGGTTGTGGCGCTTACTTTAATCAGCCATTAATTCAAACAAAAGCTAGAATTGGAGAAAACACATCTACCGTTTCTAGTGTAAAAAATATATTGCCAAAAGCTAAAAAAGTTGTTGGAGTATATAAGTTTAAAGACCAAACAGGGCAATACAAACCTGTAGAGAATGGATCTACATTTAGCACTGCAGTAACTCAAGGAGGTACAACTATTTTATTAAAATCCCTTGAAGAATCTAATTGGTTTACTACTATAGAAAGAGAAAATATTAGTAACTTATTAAATGAACGTCAAATAATTAGAAACACAAGGCAAGAGTATTCTAATAACAATCAACCTGTAAAATTATATCCGTTATTATTTGCAGATGTTATTATTGAAGGAGGCGTCGTTTCTTATGATTCTAATATAATAACAGGAGGTTCTGGTTTAAGATATTTTGGAGTTGGTGCTTCAAACCAATATAGACAAGATAGAATTACAGTTTATTTAAGAGCTGTATCTACTAATAACGGAAAAATATTAAAAAACGTTTACGCCTCCAAAACTATATTGTCTCAAGGTATTTCAGCAAACTTATATAGGTTTGTATCTTTAAGAAGGTTATTAGAGGCAGAAACTGGAGTAACAAAAAATGAACCTGCTCAGTTAGCAGTTAAAGAAGCGATAGATAAAGCAGTAGAGCTGTTAATTACAGAAGGGATTATTGATGGATTGTGGCAACCAGCAGGTGGAGAAGCGGTTGTAGATTTAGTGAAAAAAAATTACGAAGAAGAGAAAAAAGAAGCAGATGCTACTAAGTTATTTAATAGAAAACAAGAATTAAGAAGAGGAAGAAACTCTATTAATGCTACCGCAGGTGCCTCAAGAATTAATGGAGACTATAGTAACGCAGCATTTAGTTTTGGTTTCGATTTTAAATTTAAATATTTATTAAAAGATCCAAGATTTGCTTTATCTCTTGGTGTAGGTAAATTTGAATTAGAAAATACAGGTATCTTTTATGAATCTTTTATAAACTCTAACGCCAATTTCGAATATAATATTTTGCCTTATGATAGGTTTACACCTTTTTTATATGCAGGTATAGGTTCTGTTTCAAAGAAAAACCTTAGTGATACGTATTTTAAATTTCAATATGGATTTGGTTTAGAATACCTTCTTACTAATAACTGGGGCTTAACTGTAAATGCAGAACATAATATTCTATCCACAGATAGTTTAGATAATTTAGTTCGTGGCCAAAGAAAGGACCAAATTTGGAATATTAGAGCGGGTATTAATTTTTATTTTTAA
- a CDS encoding curli assembly protein CsgF — MKISKNILVMLFFLVTNAIFSQAIVYKPISIFFGGTDAFAYQQVLASANAQNDFQESSNNQFEQPSEIDNFTENLNRQLLNSLSQSLFQEQIGTEDLSVGTYVFGSLVVEVAPGVGGLSVSILNTSTGEQTYITIPNN; from the coding sequence ATGAAAATTAGTAAAAATATTTTAGTAATGCTATTTTTTTTAGTTACAAATGCTATTTTTTCTCAAGCAATAGTATATAAACCGATAAGCATTTTCTTTGGAGGAACAGATGCTTTTGCTTATCAACAAGTTTTAGCTTCAGCAAATGCACAAAATGATTTTCAAGAATCATCTAACAATCAATTTGAGCAACCTTCTGAAATAGATAACTTTACAGAAAATTTAAATAGACAACTCTTAAACTCTTTATCACAAAGTTTATTTCAAGAACAAATTGGTACAGAAGATTTATCTGTAGGAACTTATGTTTTTGGATCTTTAGTAGTAGAAGTTGCACCAGGTGTTGGTGGTTTAAGTGTTAGTATTTTAAATACATCAACAGGAGAACAAACTTATATAACTATACCAAATAACTAA
- a CDS encoding CsgE family curli-type amyloid fiber assembly protein, whose protein sequence is MGKKYLHTFLFIFIACTLSSQTNKDISSKINVEKQDNFVILRALVENEGQLFKDQLTYNFIALKKGEDGNYSNNKQSGEFSLKPHEEKEQAVIRLNLSNKEELRSYLFIKYKDKLISKDSIWINVKGVAKKRTQGQIENNFVLKGIVTNEAFTKIGRDFHDYFYQAYLLSSRKYPFIIKIKEKPGMGRSSILSIEVEDYKIHEFFSKPGEEYLKAHVKYVLERISSYDKKRREIYKTNKY, encoded by the coding sequence ATGGGTAAGAAATATCTACATACCTTTCTGTTTATTTTTATCGCGTGCACTTTAAGTTCACAAACAAACAAAGATATTTCCAGTAAAATTAATGTTGAAAAGCAAGATAATTTTGTTATCTTGAGAGCGCTTGTAGAAAATGAAGGTCAATTATTTAAAGATCAATTAACATATAATTTTATAGCGCTAAAAAAAGGAGAAGATGGTAATTACTCAAACAATAAACAGTCTGGAGAGTTTTCTTTAAAACCACACGAAGAAAAAGAGCAAGCAGTAATTAGGCTAAATTTAAGCAATAAAGAAGAATTACGTTCTTATTTATTTATAAAATATAAAGATAAATTGATTTCAAAAGATTCTATTTGGATCAATGTTAAAGGAGTTGCTAAAAAAAGAACACAAGGTCAAATAGAAAATAATTTTGTTTTAAAAGGAATAGTCACAAATGAAGCTTTTACAAAAATAGGTAGAGACTTTCACGATTATTTCTACCAAGCCTATTTGCTTTCTAGTAGAAAGTACCCCTTTATAATAAAGATAAAAGAAAAACCAGGAATGGGAAGATCTAGCATATTATCTATAGAGGTTGAAGATTATAAAATCCATGAGTTCTTTTCAAAACCAGGAGAAGAATATCTAAAAGCACATGTAAAGTATGTGTTAGAAAGAATAAGTAGTTATGATAAAAAGCGTAGAGAGATATATAAAACTAACAAATATTAA
- a CDS encoding glutamine synthetase beta-grasp domain-containing protein, whose translation MAKIKLEYIWLDGYYPTQNMRSKTKVEEHENFKGTVEELGLWSFDGSSTKQASGGASDCILKPVAIYPDPTRRNGWLVMTEVMNADGTPHVSNARATIEDDDNDFWFGFEQEYFIMNTSTELPLGFPRGGYPAPQGMYYCSVGGKNTHGRDLVEEHADLCIDAGLNFEGINQEVASGQWEFQLFAKGAKKAGDEIWIARYLLDRLTEGKGMYIEYHPKPLGKDMDWNGSGMHANFSNTILRTCGSKEKYAEICEAFRPLVKEHIEVYGEHNEQRLTGDHETASINDFSWGVSDRGASIRIPIIAVEKGYKGWLEDRRPSSNGDPYKIAARIIKTVKPIK comes from the coding sequence ATGGCAAAAATTAAATTAGAATACATTTGGTTAGATGGGTATTACCCAACTCAAAACATGAGAAGTAAAACCAAAGTTGAAGAGCATGAAAACTTTAAAGGTACAGTTGAAGAATTAGGACTTTGGTCTTTTGATGGTTCTTCTACAAAACAAGCTTCTGGAGGAGCATCTGACTGCATTTTAAAACCAGTGGCTATTTATCCAGATCCAACTCGTAGAAATGGATGGTTAGTTATGACTGAAGTTATGAATGCAGATGGTACTCCACATGTTTCTAATGCACGTGCAACTATTGAAGATGATGATAACGATTTTTGGTTTGGATTTGAACAAGAATACTTTATTATGAATACTAGCACAGAATTACCTTTAGGTTTTCCAAGAGGTGGTTACCCAGCTCCACAAGGAATGTACTATTGTTCTGTTGGTGGTAAAAATACCCATGGACGTGATTTAGTTGAGGAACATGCAGACTTATGTATTGATGCTGGTTTAAACTTTGAAGGAATTAACCAAGAAGTCGCTTCTGGTCAATGGGAATTTCAATTATTTGCAAAAGGCGCTAAAAAAGCTGGAGATGAAATTTGGATTGCTCGTTATTTATTAGATAGGTTAACTGAAGGTAAAGGAATGTATATTGAATACCACCCAAAACCATTAGGAAAAGATATGGACTGGAATGGATCTGGAATGCACGCTAACTTCTCTAACACAATCTTAAGAACTTGTGGTTCTAAAGAAAAGTATGCTGAAATTTGTGAAGCTTTTCGTCCTTTAGTAAAAGAACACATTGAAGTTTATGGTGAGCATAACGAACAACGTTTAACTGGAGATCATGAAACTGCTTCTATTAACGACTTCTCTTGGGGAGTTTCAGATAGAGGAGCCTCTATTCGTATTCCAATTATCGCAGTAGAAAAAGGATATAAAGGATGGTTAGAAGACCGTAGACCTTCTTCTAACGGAGATCCATATAAAATTGCAGCAAGAATTATTAAAACGGTTAAGCCGATTAAATAA
- a CDS encoding calcium/sodium antiporter, whose product MSIAYIIIGLVLLVFGGNFLLKAAVGLSLKLNIPKIVIGMTVVSFATSAPELIVSIKSALDGATGLAVGNVIGSNIANIALVLGVTIILSTINVEKSFYQTDWPVMMFASLLFYSFIAFDSTIQQYEGIIMVSLLIVFLIYLLKFQKTAVVDEMPEDDEELPLYKIVLFLVLGGLGLWGGSELLVDGATTLAKGLGVSEAIIGVTIVSIGTSVPELAASIIAVLNKEKAISLGNLIGSNIFNILAVLGITSIITPITVNPGDMSLLDHDIYWMLAISFIILPLVFFPKGYRLNWRDGIVLLSLYGLFIYQTIT is encoded by the coding sequence ATGAGTATTGCTTATATTATTATTGGATTAGTCCTTTTAGTTTTTGGAGGAAATTTTTTATTGAAAGCAGCAGTTGGTTTATCACTTAAACTGAATATTCCAAAAATAGTCATTGGTATGACGGTTGTATCTTTTGCAACATCTGCTCCTGAGTTAATAGTTAGTATAAAATCTGCCTTAGATGGAGCAACTGGTTTAGCTGTAGGTAACGTTATAGGTTCTAACATTGCAAATATTGCTTTGGTTTTGGGTGTAACTATAATTTTATCTACAATTAATGTAGAGAAAAGTTTTTATCAAACAGATTGGCCGGTAATGATGTTTGCATCATTATTATTTTATTCTTTTATAGCGTTTGATAGTACTATTCAACAATATGAAGGAATAATAATGGTTTCACTTTTAATTGTGTTTTTAATCTATTTATTGAAGTTTCAAAAAACAGCAGTTGTAGATGAAATGCCAGAAGATGATGAAGAGTTGCCTTTATATAAAATCGTGCTTTTTTTAGTTTTAGGAGGTTTAGGACTTTGGGGTGGTTCAGAATTACTAGTTGATGGAGCAACAACATTAGCAAAAGGTTTAGGAGTTAGTGAGGCAATAATTGGTGTTACTATAGTTTCTATTGGTACAAGTGTTCCGGAATTGGCAGCTTCTATAATTGCGGTATTAAATAAAGAGAAGGCAATTTCTTTAGGAAACTTAATTGGTTCTAACATCTTTAATATTTTAGCTGTTTTGGGTATAACTTCTATTATTACTCCAATAACAGTAAACCCAGGAGATATGAGTTTGTTAGATCATGATATTTATTGGATGTTGGCTATTTCCTTCATTATATTACCATTAGTGTTTTTTCCGAAAGGATATCGTTTAAATTGGCGCGACGGAATTGTTTTACTTTCTTTATATGGATTATTTATTTATCAAACGATTACTTAA
- a CDS encoding SsrA-binding protein, translated as MKKHFFKFIAKLNKALLPSFTKQKLDITKASKFQLAIIGWKAFITMNSLD; from the coding sequence ATGAAAAAACATTTTTTTAAATTTATAGCAAAATTAAACAAAGCTCTTTTACCTTCTTTTACTAAACAGAAGTTGGATATAACTAAAGCTTCTAAATTTCAATTAGCAATAATTGGCTGGAAAGCTTTTATAACAATGAATTCTTTAGATTAA
- a CDS encoding DUF2007 domain-containing protein — MQEHVKIFTGMPIIASRLKTILEQAEIPTILKDEAESGRLAGFGSHSLSAQLFILNTDLEKAKPIIETYKKEIEE, encoded by the coding sequence ATGCAAGAACATGTTAAAATTTTTACGGGAATGCCTATAATTGCTAGCAGATTAAAAACAATTTTAGAGCAGGCAGAGATACCAACAATACTAAAAGATGAAGCAGAATCTGGCAGATTAGCTGGCTTTGGGTCTCATTCTTTATCGGCTCAATTATTTATTTTAAATACTGATTTAGAGAAGGCTAAACCAATAATTGAAACTTATAAAAAAGAAATTGAAGAATAG
- a CDS encoding Eco57I restriction-modification methylase domain-containing protein, translating to MSLFQTSVLKGYLNQQNKEQVNKAYKKYVTYFLNPTIQENIRSSKEEEYQGIFLTELFVNILDYTLKPKADFNLVAEYKNQTNARKADGAILHKDIAIGVIELKGTNTKDLESIRKQAFDYKANQKGCVYVITSNFEKLRFYINDATEFEEFNLFELTPERFELFYLCLQKDNIINNAPLKIKEASIVEEQQITKGFYKDYSLFKRELYRDLVKQNAKSLKTKFATTATLSENETKALEKNVKLTLFKKSQKLIDRFLFIFFAEDRSLLPANSTELILERWKKDYDYGDVRPLYNFFKLYFNFLDKGRQAQGGNAEIYAYNGGLFKEDALLDALEIDNELLYRHTHKLAAYDFESQVDVNILGHIFENSLNEIESVNAEIEGSDFDKQTSKRKKDGVFYTPKYITKYIVENTIGKLCTEKKIELGFKEEEYFRGRKKRHKDTITNLVLILDTYREWLLQLTICDPACGSGAFLNQALDFLIKEHNYIDELKTKVLGGGLQFSDIENTILENNIFGVDLNEESVEIAKLSLWLRTAQPRRKLNDLSSNIKCGNSLIDSKTVAGDKAFSWEENFPQVFENGGFDVIIGNPPYLRVQGLRENFERESIFYEKTFKSATGRFDVYVLFMEKSFDLINDDGIVSFILPHKFLVSDFGTGIRQFFVDNKSVESILTFGSEMVFSDASTYTCIINLAHSNSVIKFKDVKPIDILNPFDFEISSYDSLSKEKWNLKSKTIEKLFRKLNTNPWTVKDVFKNISQGVVSVGDDIFLMKGIIKGDKFIGFSDKINGEIILEANIVKPLLKGENVKKYASLNNDYFCLYPHSEKEGKTIPLDEEYLKENYPLAYNYMLPFKEELIEKKVRYKTNPKAWYSLHRSREISLFEQEKIVTPETSLGGNLTIDSFGYYHNTQVYTLEKNKNIVLDNKFWLAILNSSVFWYYLQQTGAVLRGGYFRFKTKYLEPFPLPKLKNIESQIPFIEKVDLMLSETKNFQLIDNKFQNYLKQKFSLEKLSKKLQNWHELEFGDFIKELNKAIKATNKQRQKDAIIDLGEPEGALKECTPYEIIPTLTKKDEFEWLDLFEENKQKAQELQTQINQTDKEIDAMVYELYGLTEEEIAIVENS from the coding sequence ATGTCATTATTCCAAACTTCTGTTCTAAAAGGATACCTCAACCAACAAAATAAAGAGCAAGTAAATAAAGCCTACAAAAAATATGTCACGTATTTTTTAAATCCAACAATACAAGAAAACATCCGTAGTTCTAAAGAAGAAGAATACCAAGGTATTTTTTTAACTGAACTGTTTGTTAATATTTTAGATTACACCCTAAAACCAAAAGCAGATTTTAATTTAGTTGCAGAATATAAAAACCAAACTAATGCACGTAAAGCAGATGGTGCAATCTTGCATAAAGATATTGCAATAGGTGTAATTGAATTAAAAGGTACAAACACCAAAGATTTAGAAAGCATACGCAAGCAAGCGTTTGATTATAAAGCAAACCAAAAAGGTTGTGTGTATGTAATTACTTCTAATTTTGAGAAACTCCGTTTTTATATAAATGATGCAACAGAATTTGAAGAGTTTAATTTATTTGAATTAACTCCAGAACGTTTTGAGTTATTCTACTTATGCTTACAAAAAGACAATATCATAAACAATGCTCCTTTAAAAATTAAAGAAGCATCTATTGTAGAAGAGCAACAAATTACAAAAGGCTTTTATAAAGATTATTCACTCTTTAAAAGAGAATTATATAGAGATTTAGTAAAACAAAACGCAAAAAGTTTAAAAACAAAATTTGCAACAACCGCTACCCTATCTGAAAACGAAACAAAAGCATTAGAAAAAAATGTAAAACTTACTTTATTTAAAAAATCTCAAAAATTAATAGATAGATTCCTTTTTATATTCTTTGCTGAAGATAGAAGTTTACTACCAGCAAATAGTACAGAACTTATTTTAGAAAGATGGAAAAAAGATTATGATTATGGAGATGTAAGACCTCTATATAATTTCTTTAAACTCTACTTTAATTTTTTAGACAAAGGAAGACAAGCACAAGGTGGCAATGCAGAAATCTATGCATATAATGGAGGATTATTTAAAGAAGATGCCTTATTAGATGCTTTAGAAATAGATAATGAGTTATTATACAGACATACGCACAAATTAGCTGCTTACGATTTTGAAAGCCAAGTTGATGTTAATATTTTAGGGCACATTTTTGAAAACTCTTTAAATGAAATAGAAAGTGTAAATGCAGAAATTGAAGGATCTGATTTTGACAAGCAAACCAGTAAACGTAAAAAAGACGGTGTTTTTTACACACCAAAATACATTACCAAATACATTGTAGAAAACACCATTGGTAAATTATGTACAGAAAAGAAAATTGAACTCGGTTTTAAAGAAGAAGAGTATTTTAGAGGACGTAAAAAAAGACATAAAGACACAATTACAAATCTAGTTTTAATATTAGATACTTATAGAGAATGGTTGTTACAATTAACCATTTGCGACCCAGCTTGTGGTTCTGGAGCATTTTTAAACCAAGCGTTAGACTTTTTAATAAAAGAACACAATTATATAGACGAACTTAAAACTAAGGTTTTAGGAGGCGGATTACAATTTTCTGATATTGAAAACACCATTTTAGAAAACAACATCTTTGGAGTAGATTTAAACGAAGAATCTGTAGAAATAGCAAAATTATCTTTATGGTTAAGAACTGCACAACCACGTAGAAAGTTAAACGATTTAAGTAGCAATATTAAATGTGGTAATTCTTTAATTGATAGTAAAACAGTTGCTGGAGACAAAGCCTTTTCTTGGGAAGAAAACTTCCCACAAGTATTTGAAAATGGTGGTTTTGATGTAATTATTGGGAATCCGCCTTATTTACGAGTTCAAGGATTAAGAGAAAATTTCGAGAGGGAATCTATTTTTTATGAAAAAACGTTTAAATCTGCAACTGGTAGATTTGATGTTTATGTACTTTTTATGGAAAAATCTTTTGACCTAATTAATGATGATGGAATTGTATCATTTATACTTCCTCACAAGTTCTTAGTTAGTGATTTTGGAACAGGTATTAGGCAATTCTTTGTTGATAATAAATCTGTAGAATCGATATTAACTTTTGGTTCTGAGATGGTCTTTTCTGATGCTTCAACTTATACTTGCATAATAAATTTAGCTCACAGCAATTCTGTTATTAAATTTAAAGATGTTAAACCTATTGATATTCTTAATCCGTTTGATTTTGAAATTAGTAGTTATGATTCATTATCTAAAGAAAAATGGAATTTAAAAAGTAAGACAATAGAAAAACTTTTCAGAAAATTAAACACTAATCCTTGGACAGTAAAAGATGTTTTTAAAAACATAAGTCAAGGTGTAGTTTCAGTTGGTGATGATATTTTTTTAATGAAAGGTATTATTAAAGGCGATAAATTTATTGGTTTTTCTGATAAAATTAATGGTGAAATTATACTTGAAGCCAACATTGTAAAACCATTATTAAAAGGCGAAAATGTAAAAAAATACGCTTCATTAAATAATGACTATTTCTGTTTATATCCACATTCTGAAAAAGAGGGAAAAACAATACCATTAGATGAAGAATATTTAAAGGAAAATTATCCATTAGCTTATAATTATATGCTACCTTTTAAAGAAGAATTAATAGAAAAAAAAGTTAGATATAAAACAAACCCTAAAGCATGGTATAGTTTGCACAGGTCTAGAGAAATAAGTCTTTTTGAACAAGAAAAAATTGTAACTCCTGAAACTTCCCTTGGTGGTAATTTAACTATTGATAGTTTTGGTTATTATCATAATACACAAGTCTACACCCTTGAAAAAAACAAAAATATTGTACTAGATAATAAATTTTGGTTAGCTATTTTAAACTCTTCTGTTTTTTGGTATTACTTACAACAAACTGGTGCTGTATTAAGAGGTGGATATTTTAGATTTAAGACAAAATATTTAGAACCCTTTCCATTACCAAAACTTAAAAATATTGAAAGTCAAATTCCTTTTATAGAGAAAGTAGATTTAATGCTTTCAGAAACTAAAAATTTTCAACTTATTGATAATAAATTCCAAAACTACCTAAAACAAAAATTTAGCTTAGAAAAACTCTCCAAAAAACTACAAAATTGGCACGAATTAGAATTTGGAGATTTTATAAAAGAGCTTAACAAAGCCATAAAAGCAACCAATAAGCAACGCCAAAAAGATGCAATTATAGATTTAGGAGAACCAGAAGGCGCTTTAAAAGAATGCACACCTTATGAAATTATACCAACTTTAACCAAAAAAGACGAGTTTGAGTGGTTAGACCTTTTTGAAGAAAACAAACAAAAAGCACAAGAATTACAAACACAAATTAACCAAACAGACAAAGAAATAGATGCAATGGTGTATGAGTTGTATGGTTTAACTGAGGAGGAAATTGCAATTGTAGAGAATAGTTAA
- a CDS encoding helix-turn-helix domain-containing protein: MEFPKENTLNNWLTENKNPEIDRFIERNLEITQKVCSILKKKGIKKSEFAKMLNKRPSEVTKWLSGLHNLTLKSITKMEVALNTNLLNPEPQYVYLGMVEGGSNEVATAKDNYEQTYYTQEAV, encoded by the coding sequence ATGGAATTCCCAAAAGAAAACACACTAAATAACTGGTTAACAGAAAACAAAAACCCTGAAATTGATAGGTTTATAGAGCGTAATTTAGAGATTACACAAAAAGTGTGCTCTATATTAAAGAAAAAAGGTATAAAGAAAAGTGAGTTTGCTAAAATGCTAAATAAACGACCTTCAGAAGTTACTAAGTGGCTCTCAGGATTACATAATTTAACATTAAAAAGCATAACCAAAATGGAAGTTGCTTTAAACACCAATTTATTAAACCCTGAACCACAATATGTTTATCTTGGTATGGTCGAAGGCGGTTCTAATGAAGTAGCTACGGCTAAAGATAATTACGAACAAACTTATTATACACAAGAAGCAGTATAA
- a CDS encoding DUF6508 domain-containing protein: MIEIENLENHLNQITFNQWNKLFDCIPEIMETKDFGNYIDSAKIISKTLNIIYELNLPPVFNWLDWKLGKEILTNNNFDYSSLDKISLCKVMTCIIRSNRFNEGYTLSCFKNGTIEKILMNLKNQIFKNSL; the protein is encoded by the coding sequence ATGATTGAAATTGAAAATTTAGAAAACCACTTAAATCAAATAACTTTTAATCAATGGAACAAACTCTTTGATTGTATTCCAGAAATTATGGAAACTAAAGATTTTGGAAATTACATAGATAGTGCTAAAATTATTAGTAAAACTTTAAACATTATATATGAATTAAATTTACCGCCAGTTTTTAACTGGTTAGATTGGAAACTTGGCAAAGAGATTTTAACAAATAATAATTTTGATTATTCTAGTTTAGATAAAATCTCTTTATGCAAAGTAATGACTTGTATAATTCGTTCTAATAGATTTAATGAAGGTTACACTCTCTCTTGTTTTAAAAACGGAACTATTGAAAAAATTCTGATGAACTTAAAAAACCAAATCTTTAAAAATAGTTTATAA
- a CDS encoding primase-helicase family protein: MEFKRIGTDYFKICNVPLLSGDSIKMLRKWTKGEIITDNGKDFLQTIKKYDGFITIPDHVNYKQEINSFYNEYEKIEHKLIKGEFPKTIEFLKHIFGEQYEIGIDYLTILWQKPIQVLPILCLVSEERKTGKTSFLNWLKLVFQSNMTINKNEDFRSRFNSDWASKLIISVDEVLLDKREDSERIKNLSTANTYKTESKGKDKVETNFFGKFILCSNNEENFIQIDNKEIRYWVRKVNTITKEDVDMLIKLKLEIPQFLYFLNTRKIKSERLTRMWFTKQQIYTPALDKVVKGNKTYLSQEIKEILIDDFVAFEVEVLRYTASDLLDKLIKSNIRAIRNKVSSTIKNDYGIDTKNGSYKKYFSSISLEQKSIVCSETKKGRYFEFRKEDFINESVDSCLF, from the coding sequence ATGGAGTTTAAAAGGATAGGTACTGACTATTTTAAAATTTGCAATGTGCCATTGCTAAGTGGCGATAGTATTAAGATGTTAAGAAAGTGGACAAAAGGAGAAATAATTACAGATAATGGTAAAGATTTCCTTCAGACAATAAAAAAATATGATGGTTTTATAACAATTCCAGATCATGTAAATTATAAGCAAGAAATTAATTCTTTCTATAATGAGTATGAGAAAATTGAACATAAACTTATAAAGGGTGAGTTTCCAAAAACAATAGAATTTTTAAAACATATTTTTGGAGAACAATATGAAATAGGTATTGATTATCTAACTATTTTATGGCAAAAACCAATTCAGGTTTTACCAATTTTATGTTTGGTAAGCGAGGAGAGAAAAACTGGAAAAACTTCTTTTTTGAATTGGTTAAAATTAGTTTTTCAATCAAATATGACTATCAATAAAAATGAAGATTTTAGAAGTAGATTTAATAGTGATTGGGCATCTAAACTAATAATTTCTGTAGATGAAGTGCTGTTGGATAAAAGAGAAGATAGTGAGCGAATTAAAAATCTATCTACAGCTAACACTTACAAAACCGAGAGCAAAGGGAAGGATAAGGTTGAAACCAATTTTTTTGGCAAGTTTATATTATGTTCTAATAATGAAGAAAATTTTATTCAAATAGATAATAAGGAAATACGTTACTGGGTAAGAAAAGTAAATACTATCACTAAAGAGGATGTAGATATGTTAATTAAGCTAAAGTTAGAAATTCCTCAATTTTTATATTTTCTAAATACCAGAAAAATTAAGTCTGAAAGATTAACAAGAATGTGGTTTACAAAACAGCAAATTTACACACCAGCTTTAGATAAAGTTGTTAAAGGTAATAAGACATATTTAAGCCAAGAAATAAAGGAAATTTTAATAGATGATTTTGTTGCGTTCGAAGTTGAAGTATTGAGATACACTGCATCTGATTTATTAGATAAATTAATTAAAAGTAATATAAGAGCCATACGTAATAAAGTTTCTAGTACTATAAAAAATGATTATGGTATAGATACTAAAAATGGGAGTTATAAAAAGTATTTTTCATCAATTAGTCTTGAACAAAAATCTATAGTTTGTTCTGAAACTAAAAAAGGTAGATATTTTGAGTTTAGAAAAGAAGATTTTATAAACGAAAGTGTTGATAGTTGCTTATTTTAA
- a CDS encoding helix-turn-helix domain-containing protein, with product MISFEQTQQDVAEVKKDLKELKALLLEKAETTTGGETPIKVDEVSKLIGYKKQTIYKYCRINKIPHHRKSNRLFFFKSEITDWVKLGKQKTITEIEADTDAFLSNRKKRQK from the coding sequence ATGATATCATTTGAACAAACGCAACAAGATGTTGCAGAGGTTAAAAAAGACCTCAAAGAATTAAAAGCCTTACTACTTGAAAAGGCAGAAACTACAACTGGAGGTGAAACTCCAATTAAAGTTGATGAAGTTTCCAAACTCATTGGTTACAAAAAACAAACTATCTACAAGTATTGCCGAATTAACAAAATTCCGCATCACAGAAAGAGTAATCGTTTGTTTTTCTTCAAATCTGAAATTACAGATTGGGTAAAACTAGGGAAGCAAAAAACGATTACCGAAATTGAAGCTGATACTGATGCTTTTTTGTCTAACCGAAAAAAAAGGCAGAAATAA